The following are from one region of the Sorghum bicolor cultivar BTx623 chromosome 2, Sorghum_bicolor_NCBIv3, whole genome shotgun sequence genome:
- the LOC8054436 gene encoding BTB/POZ domain-containing protein At4g08455 — protein sequence MWCHSCKEGYDEEDAGTCKECYDEASETEEELKREIEELRSRLHFLRLPSPTLDAASAPNCDLLLHAIPSCPSSSGAGGDGDAARTPDTPAVPAHRVILASRSPVFRAMLENEMEESRSGVIKIYDVSYDVLRAFVNYMYTAEALLDEQMASDLLVLAEKYEVKHLKAYCERFIISKVNNENAITHYAFAHRHSAKQLLEASLSVLMGSMSTLADREEYKELVEKDPRLVVEIYEAYLNRQVNTAAGKDTDCSSRK from the exons ATGTGGTGCCACTCGTGCAAGGAAGGGTACGACGAGGAGGATGCCGGGACCTGCAAGGAGTGCTACGACGAGGCCAGCGAGACGGAGGAGGAGCTCAAGCGCGAGATCGAGGAGCTCCGCTCCCGCCTCCACTTCCTCCGCCTCCCGTCCCCCACCCTCGACGCCGCATCCGCCCCCAActgcgacctcctcctccacgccATCCCCTCctgcccctcctcctccggcgcgGGAGGCGACGGCGATGCTGCGCGCACCCCCGACACACCCGCCGTCCCCGCCCACCGCGTCATCCTC GCCAGCAGATCTCCTGTTTTCAGAGCGATGCTCGAGAATGAGATGGAAGAGAGTAGGAGTGGCGTCATCAAAATCTATGATGTGTCTTATGATGTCCTTCGTGCTTTTGTCAATTACATGTACACTGCAGAAGCTCTTCTAGATGAACAAATGGCATCTGATCTCTTGGTGTTGGCTGAGAAGTATGAAGTGAAGCACCTGAAGGCATACTGTGAGAGGTTCATAATATCCAAAGTGAATAACGAGAATGCTATTACCCACTATGCCTTCGCACACCGTCACAGTGCAAAGCAGCTGCTGGAGGCCTCGCTTTCTGTGCTCATGGGCAGCATGTCTACGCTAGCGGATCGCGAGGAATACAAGGAGCTTGTTGAGAAGGACCCAAGGCTTGTTGTGGAGATCTATGAAGCATATCTCAACCGGCAAGTCAACACTGCTGCTGGGAAGGACACAGATTGTAGCAGCCGGAAGTGA